Within the Cryomorphaceae bacterium genome, the region ACAATATGATTGATCACTACATCGCTCATTTTTACTTTTCGAACCTCGATTTCCCCAACAACAACAACGTGCTTTGGCGCGAGAGGGCTGACGATGGCATTTGGCGCTGGTTGTTTTTTGACTGCGATGCCTGCATGATTCGCACCCAGTACAATCAATTGGTGGAGCACCTATCGGATATCAATATCCACAACAATCCCGATTGGTCCATGGAAATTCTTCGTGCATTTTTCAGAAACAGGGAGTTTGCCAATCAATTTGTTACCCGTTTCCGAATGTTACTCAATGAGAATTTCAGGGCAGACCGGGTGATTGAGGCGATAGATCGCTTTGAGGAAATGTATGCTCCGCTCGTTCCTGAGCACATCCAACGATGGCACTATCCTGACCACATATTGGCCTGGCGGCGAAGTGTAAAGGATTTGCGGGCATTTGCCTTGTCGCGCCCGCGTGTGATGGCAGATTTTCTGAATCGTTACTTCGATGCCCCCTTTGTGTTGTATCCCAATCCTGCAGCCGGCGGGCAATCACTCAACATGCGTTTTCACCGTGCTGAAAACGTGCGTGAAGTGCTCGTTTTCAACATGCAGGGACAAATTGTAATGCGCTACAGCGGCGGTGAACATCCTGTAGATGAAATAACACTTCAACCCAATCTTGCCCGGGGCGTTTATGCTGTGAGGGTCAATCTAAACGGTCAGTTCCACACGCAGCGTTGGGTGGTTGGCAACTAGTCTCCAAGCGTTTCCTCCAGCCACCTGAAAAACTCGCGCTGCCAGGCTATGCCGTTTTGCGGTGAAAGTACCCAGTGGTTTTCCTCGGGGAAGTACACAAACCTGCTTTTGATACCTCTGAGCTGAGCAGCGGTAAAAGCTTCCTGTCCTTGCCCGATGGGAACGCGGTAGTCTTTTCCGCCCTGAATAATCAACATAGGCGTATCCCAGCGGTCCACAAAGTTTATCGGGTTGAAATCCTGATAGGCTTTTTGCGCAGCTTTGTTGTCTTTTTCCCAATATGGCCCGCCGATATCCCAGTTCACAAAGAACATCTCTTCCGTAGTGCCGTACATACTTTGCAGGTTAAACACTCCGCAGTGCGAGATGAATGACTTGAAACGGCCTTCGTGATGTCCGGCCAGGAAAAAAGCCGAATATCCGCCAAAGCTCGCCCCCACAGCGCCCAGCCTGTCATTGTCCACATAAGGCTCTTTGGCAACGTCGTCAATGGCCGAGAGGTAATCCTTCATGGCCTGACCTCCCCAGTCTTTGCTGATTTGCTCATTCCACTCTACACCATGACCAGGCATACCGCGTCTGTTGGGAGCTACCACGATGTAGCCCTGCGCAGCCATCACCTGAAAGTTCCAGCGGAAAGAGTAAAACTGGCTTAATGCGCCCTGAGGCCCTCCCTGAAGATAGAGCAACGCCGGGTATTTTTTGCGCGAATCAAAATTGGG harbors:
- a CDS encoding T9SS C-terminal target domain-containing protein — translated: EYPFFEDRSLDRYKRLILRMSMGDWTRTLFKDDLCHYLIKDMNVGYQSSKPTVVYLNGEYWGVHNLRERQDGRYLEQHYGVNRDNLEVISYELFYQAAIVDEGDGTFYDALLSFIRSNDLSEPEIYEQARAIMDVDNMIDHYIAHFYFSNLDFPNNNNVLWRERADDGIWRWLFFDCDACMIRTQYNQLVEHLSDINIHNNPDWSMEILRAFFRNREFANQFVTRFRMLLNENFRADRVIEAIDRFEEMYAPLVPEHIQRWHYPDHILAWRRSVKDLRAFALSRPRVMADFLNRYFDAPFVLYPNPAAGGQSLNMRFHRAENVREVLVFNMQGQIVMRYSGGEHPVDEITLQPNLARGVYAVRVNLNGQFHTQRWVVGN